In Prunus dulcis chromosome 1, ALMONDv2, whole genome shotgun sequence, the following are encoded in one genomic region:
- the LOC117631431 gene encoding E3 ubiquitin-protein ligase UPL2-like → MTTLRSNLPSRIRQLLSADGALGPSIKLDSEPPPKIKAFINKVIQCPLQDIAIPLSGFRWEYSKGNFHHWRPLFLHFDTYFKTYLSCRNDLLLSDKILEDDSPFPKHAVLQILRVMQTILENCHNKSSFDGLEHFKLLLASTDPEVLIAALETLSALVKINPSKLHASGKMIGCGSVNTYLLSLAQGWGSKEEGLGLYSCVIANETNQDDGLNLFPSDVENDSDKSQCRMGSTLYFEVHGNAQSTEESSSNVNNSTSLGVIHMPDLHLQKEDDLKMMERCIEEYRVPSELRFSLLTRIRYARAFRSPRICRLYSRICLLAFIVLVQSSDAHEELVSFFANEPEYTNELIRIVRSEESVSGTIRTQAMLALGAQLAAYSASHERARILSASSISFAGGNRMILLNVLQRAVLSLKNSNDPTSLAFVEALLQFYLLHVVSSSTTGSNVRGSGMVPTFLPLLEDSDPSHLHLVCFAVKTLQKLMDYSSSAVSLFKELGGVELLAQRLQIEVHRVIGLAGDNDNSMVIGESSRYSDDQLYSQKRLIKASLKALGSATYAAGNSTRAQHSHDSSLPATLSLIFANVEKFGGDIYYSAVTVLSETIHKDPTCFSALHEMGLPDAFISSVVAGVHPSAKALTCVPNGLGAICLNAKGLEAVKERSALRFLVDIFTSKKYVVAMNEAIVPLANAVEELLRHVSSLRSTGVDIIVEIIDKIASFTDSHSTGAAGKANGSTAMEMDSEDKENEGHCCLVGSADSAADGISDEQFIQLSIFHLMVLVHRTMENSETCRLFVEKSGIDALLKLLLQPTIVQSSDGMSIALHSTMVFKGFTQHHSAALARAFCSSLRDHLKKALSGFGAVSGSFLLEPRMALDGGIFSSLFLVEFLLFIAASKDNRWVTALLTEFGNGSKDVVEDIGRVHREVLWQIALLEDTKSEVVDDSAGSTTTESPQSETNTSETEEHRFNSFRQFLDPLLRRRTSGWSIESQFLDLISLYRDLGRASSQQRTHSDGPSNLRIGSSQQFHPSGSSDAVGPLNRKEHDQQRSYYTSCCDMVRSLSFHITHLFQELGKVMSLPSRRRDDVVNVSPSAKSVASTFASIAFDHLNFEGHANSSGSEASISTKCRYFGKVIDFIDVSLLERPDSCNAVLLNCLYGHGVVQSVLKTFEATSQLLFTVRAPASPMETDDGNAKQDEREDTDHSWIYGPLASYGKLMDHLVTSSFILSPFTKHLLAQPLANGNIPFPRDAETFVKVLQSMVLKAILPLWTHPQFVDCSYDFISAVISIIRHIYSGVEVKNVNSSSSARITGPPPNETTISTIVEMGFSRSRAEEALRQVGSNSVELAMEWLFSHPEEIQEDDELARALAMSLGNPESDTKEAGANDNAPQLEEEMVQLPPVEELLSTCTKLLQMKEPLAFPVRDLLVMICSQNDGQYRPNIISFIVDRIKESSLIFDSGNSTLLSALFHVLALILQEDAVAREIASKNGLVKVASDLLSQWDSGSVGREKREVPRWVTTAFLAIDRLLQVDQKLNSEIAEQLKKDGVSSQQTSLSIDEDKQNKLQSALGVSSKHIEVKDQKRLIEIACSCIRNQLPSETMHAVLQLCSTLTKTHAVAVHFLDAGGLSLLLSLPTSSLFPGFDNIAATIIRHVLEDPQTLQQAMEFEIRHNLVAAANRHSNGRVSPRNFLSSLSSAISRDPVIFMRAAQSICQVDMVGERPYIVLLKDRDKDKSKEKEKEKDKSLDKEKTLMADGKAALGNLNSVASGIGHGKVHDSNSKSAKVHRKYPQSFVCVIELLLDSVCTYVPPSKDNAVVDVLHDTPSSTDMEIDVAAIKGKGKAIALVSEDNEAGTQEAPASLAKVVFVLKLLTEILLMYASSAHVLLRKDAEIGSCRAPSQKGLTAVCTGGIFHHVLHKFLPYSRSAKKEKKADGDWRHKLASRASQFLVASCVRSSEARKRVFTEISYIFNDFVDSCNGFRPPDNEIQAFCDLLNDVLAARTPTGSYISAEASATFIDAGLVGSLTRCLQVLDLDHADSPKVVTGLLKALELVTKEHVHSADSNAGKGDNSTKPPDHNQSGMADTIGERSQSMETPSQSHHDSAPAEHIESFNAVQSFGGSEAVTDDMEHDQDLDGGFAPANEDYMNENSEETRGLENGIDTMGIRFEIQPHEQENLDDDSDDDDEDMSEDDGDEVDDDEDEDDEEHNDLEDEVHHLPHPDTDQDDHEMDDDEFDEEVLEEDDEDEEDEEDGVILRLEEGINGINVFDHIEVFGRDHGFPNETLHVMPVEVFGSRRQGRTTSIYSLLGRTGENAAPSRHPLLVGPLSLSSAPPRQSDNVRDAVLPDINSEVTSSRLDNIFRSLRNGRHGHRLNLWMDDNQQGGGSNASAVPHGLEDLLVSQLRRPTPDKPSEENNTKSVDSQNKGETVELQESETDVRPEMPVENNVNIESGNSPPPDTIDNSGNADLRPTTVSESVQAMDMSSMHPQSVEMQFEHNDAAVRDVEAVSQESGGSGATLGESLRSLDVEIGSADGHDDGAERQGSADRMPLGDSQAARGRRTNVSFGNSATVSARDVSLHSVTEVSENSSREADQEGPAAEQQLNSDAGSGAIDPAFLDALPEELRAEVLSAQQGQAAPQSSAEPQNAGDIDPEFLAALPPDIRAEVLAQQQAQRLHQSQELEGQPVEMDTVSIIATFPSDLREEVLLTSSDAILANLTPALVAEANMLRERFAHRYNRTLFGMYPRNRRGETSRPGEGIGSSLERIGGSIASRRSIGAKVVEAEGAPLVDTEALHAMIRVLRVFQPLYKGQLQKLLLNLCAHNETRNSLVKILMDMLMLDTRKSADHSTAAEPSYRLYACQSNVICSRAQSGVPPLVSRRILETLTYLARHHPNVAKILLNLRLPHSALQEPDNIDHTRGKAVMVVEETGSNKSHEEGYLSIALLLSLLNQPLYLFRSIAHLEQLLNLLEVIIDNAESKSSDKPGVGVSVSEQPSAPQISASDAEMNTDSGGTSVVDGTPDKVDDSSKPTSGANNKCNTESALLNLPQAELRLLCSLLAREGLSDNAYTLVAEVMKKLVAIVPPHSNLFITELADAVRNLTRVAMNELHTFGQTVTALLSTMSSVGAAILRVLQALSSLVASLMEKEKDPQILAEKEHTVSLSQVWDINAALEPLWLELSTCISKIESYSDSAPDLAASYKASTSKPSGVIPPLPAGTQNILPYIESFFVVCEKLHPGQPGPGNDFSVAAVSEVDDASTSAGQQKTSGPTLKIDEKHVAFLKFSEKHRKLLNAFIRQNPGLLEKSFSLMLKVPRFIDFDNKRAHFRSKIKHQHDHHHSPLRISVRRAYILEDSYNQLRMRSTEDLKGRLTVHFQGEEGIDAGGLTREWYQLLSRVIFDKGALLFTTVGNESTFQPNPNSVYQTEHLSYFKFVGRVVGKALFDGQLLDVHFTRSFYKHILGAKVTYHDIEAIDPDYFKNLKWMLENDISDVLDLTFSIDADEEKLILYERTEVTDYELIPGGRNIKVTEENKHQYVDLVAEHRLTTAIRPQINAFLEGFTELIPRELISIFNDKELELLISGLPDIDLDDMRANTEYSGYSPASPVIQWFWEVAQGFSKEDKARLLQFVTGTSKVPLEGFSALQGISGSQKFQIHKAYGSADHLPSAHTCFNQLDLPEYPSKQHLEERLLLAIHEANEGFGFG, encoded by the exons CCTCCTAAGATCAAAGCCTTTATCAATAAGGTGATACAGTGTCCATTACAAGATATAGCAATACCTCTTTCCGGTTTCCGTTGGGAGTACAGTAAG GGTAATTTTCACCATTGGAGGCCGCTTTTTCTGCATTTTGATACATATTTCAAGACATACTTGTCTTGTAGAAATGACCTACTCCTGTCAGATAAAATCTTAGAAGATGATAGTCCATTTCCAAAGCATGCAGTACTACAAATTTTGAGAGTGATGCAAacaattttagaaaattgcCATAACAAGAGTTCATTTGATGGCTTAGAG CATTTCAAGCTCCTACTTGCATCAACGGATCCTGAGGTTCTTATAGCTGCATTAGAAACACTTTCTGCACTAGTGAAAATAAACCCCTCCAAGCTGCATGCTAGTGGGAAGATGATTGGTTGCGGTTCTGTAAACACATATCTCCTGTCTTTGGCACAGGGCTGGGGAAGCAAGGAAGAGGGATTGGGTTTATATTCATGTGTCATTGCAAATGAGACTAACCAAGATGACGGGCTGAATTTGTTCCCATCTGATGTAGAAAATGATTCTGACAAGTCTCAGTGTCGAATGGGTTCTACACTCTATTTTGAAGTGCATGGGAATGCCCAAAGTACAGAGGAAAGCTCCAGCAATGTAAATAATTCTACCAGTTTGGGGGTTATACATATGCCAGATCTGCATTTGCAGAAGGAGGATGATTTGAAGATGATGGAACGATGTATAGAGGAATACAGGGTACCTTCTGAGCTCCGGTTCTCACTGCTGACTAGAATCAGATATGCTCGTGCCTTCCGTTCTCCGAGAATATGTAGGCTGTACAGCAGGATTTGCCTTCTTGCATTTATTGTGCTCGTTCAGTCTAGTGATGCTCATGAAGAACTTGTTTCCTTCTTTGCTAATGAGCCAGAGTATACTAATGAACTAATCAGAATTGTCCGGTCTGAAGAATCAGTTTCTGGAACCATCAGAACCCAAGCAATGCTTGCCTTGGGAGCTCAGCTAGCTGCATATTCAGCATCTCATGAGCGGGCACGAATCTTGAGTGCATCCAGTATCAGTTTTGCGGGGGGCAATCGTATGATACTCCTGAATGTGCTCCAGAGAGCTGTTTTATCACTTAAAAACTCCAACGATCCAACTTCTCTTGCTTTTGTTGAAGCCCTTCTTCAGTTCTATTTGCTCCATGTGGTTTCATCATCAACTACGGGGAGTAATGTTAGAGGGTCAGGCATGGTTCCAACATTCTTGCCTCTTTTGGAGGATTCTGATCCTTCGCACTTGCATCTAGTCTGTTTTGCTGTCAAAACTCTACAAAAGCTCATGGATTACAGTAGTTCTGCCGTGTCTCTTTTTAAAGAGTTGGGGGGAGTTGAACTTTTGGCTCAGAGACTACAGATAGAGGTACACCGGGTTATTGGTTTGGCTGGCGATAATGATAATTCAATGGTCATTGGCGAAAGCTCAAGATACAGTGATGACCAGTTGTACTCACAGAAGAGGCTCATTAAAGCTTCGTTGAAGGCACTTGGGTCTGCTACGTATGCTGCTGGGAATTCCACCAGAGCGCAACACTCCCATGACAGTTCTTTACCTGCAACTCTTTCTCTGATATTTGCAAATGTAGAAAAATTTGGTGGTGACATTTATTACTCTGCTGTGACAGTTTTGAGTGAAACTATCCACAAAGACCCAACTTGCTTTTCTGCTTTGCATGAAATGGGGCTTCCAGATGCATTTATATCTTCAGTTGTAGCAGGAGTTCATCCATCTGCGAAGGCTCTTACATGTGTACCTAATGGTCTTGGTGCTATTTGTCTTAATGCCAAAGGCTTGGAGGCTGTGAAGGAAAGGTCAGCATTACGCTTTCTTGTTGACATCTTCACCAGCAAGAAATATGTTGTGGCGATGAATGAAGCTATTGTTCCTTTGGCAAATGCAGTGGAAGAGCTTTTGCGCCATGTATCATCGCTAAGAAGTACTGGTGTTGATATTATCGTTGAAATCATTGATAAAATTGCTTCCTTCACTGATAGCCACAGCACAGGGGCAGCCGGAAAGGCAAATGGGAGTACTGCTATGGAAATGGATTCTgaagacaaagaaaatgaaggtcATTGCTGTCTGGTCGGTTCTGCTGATTCAGCTGCAGATGGGATCAGTGATGAGCAGTTCATTCAATTATCCATCTTTCATTTGATGGTACTAGTCCACAGAACAATGGAGAATTCCGAAACATGTCGGTTGTTTGTTGAGAAGTCAGGAATTGATGCTTTACTGAAGCTTCTATTACAACCCACTATTGTTCAATCGTCTGATGGGATGTCGATTGCTTTGCACAGTACCATGGTTTTCAAGGGTTTTACTCAACATCACTCTGCTGCACTTGCCCGTGCATTCTGCTCCTCCCTCAGGGACCACCTAAAGAAAGCTTTGTCTGGATTTGGGGCAGTTTCAGGGTCCTTTTTGTTGGAACCTAGGATGGCCTTGGATGGTGGAatcttttcttctctgtttcttgttgagttccttttatttattgctGCCTCAAAGGACAATCGCTGGGTAACGGCATTGCTTACTGAATTTGGAAATGGTAGCAAGGATGTTGTTGAAGATATAGGGCGTGTCCATCGTGAAGTTTTGTGGCAGATTGCTCTTCTAGAAGATACCAAGTCTGAGGTGGTGGATGACAGTGCTGGTTCTACTACCACTGAGTCACCACAGTCAGAAACAAATACAAGTGAAACTGAAGAGCACAGGTTCAACTCTTTTAGGCAGTTCCTTGATCCACTTCTCAGAAGAAGAACATCTGGGTGGAGCATTGAATCCCAGTTTCTAGACCTTATTAGCCTATATCGTGACCTCGGTCGTGCCAGTTCTCAACAAAGAACACATTCTGATGGTCCTTCGAATCTTCGGATTGGATCCAGTCAGCAATTCCATCCTTCTGGGTCTTCAGATGCTGTTGGTCCTCTTAATAGAAAGGAGCATGACCAGCAGAGGTCCTATTATACTTCTTGCTGTGATATGGTAAGATCACTTTCTTTTCACATTACCCATCTGTTTCAGGAGCTGGGGAAGGTCATGTCGCTGCCATCTCGTCGACGGGATGATGTTGTGAATGTTTCCCCTTCTGCAAAATCGGTGGCTTCTACTTTTGCGTCCATTGCATTCGATCACTTGAACTTTGAAGGGCATGCAAATTCTTCTGGATCTGAGGCTTCCATATCGACTAAATGTCGGTACTTTGGTAAAGTTATTGATTTCATTGATGTCAGTCTACTGGAGAGACCAGATTCATGTAATGCCGTTTTGCTAAATTGCTTATATGGACATGGAGTTGTCCAGTCAGTTTTGAAAACATTTGAAGCTACAAGTCAATTGCTCTTCACAGTTAGGGCTCCTGCATCTCCCATGGAAACGGATGATGGGAATGCAAAGCAGGATGAAAGGGAAGATACTGACCATTCATGGATTTATGGTCCTTTAGCTAGCTATGGAAAACTTATGGACCACCTGGTAACGTCTTCTTTCATATTAtctccttttacaaaacacttGCTAGCACAACCCCTGGCAAATGGAAATATTCCTTTTCCACGCGATGCTGAGACTTTTGTAAAGGTCCTCCAATCTATGGTGCTGAAGGCAATTCTTCCTCTCTGGACTCATCCCCAGTTTGTTGATTGTAGTTATGATTTTATTAGTGCTGTTATTTCTATAATCAGACACATATACTCTGGGGTTGAAGTGAAGAATGTTAATAGTAGCTCCAGTGCCCGTATTACTGGCCCGCCTCCTAATGAGACAACCATTTCAACAATTGTAGAGATGGGCTTTTCCAGGTCTAGGGCAGAAGAAGCTCTGAGGCAAGTTGGATCAAATAGTGTGGAGTTGGCTATGGAGTGGCTGTTTTCCCATCCAGAGGAGATtcaagaagatgatgaacTGGCTCGTGCACTTGCCATGTCTTTGGGTAATCCTGAATCAGACACTAAGGAAGCTGGTGCAAATGACAATGCTCCGCAGCTTGAAGAGGAGATGGTCCAACTTCCTCCTGTTGAGGAGTTGTTATCTACATGCACAAAGCTTCTGCAGATGAAGGAACCTCTAGCTTTTCCAGTTCGAGACCTACTTGTGATGATATGCTCCCAAAATGATGGGCAATATCGGCCTAACATCATCTCGTTCATTGTTGATCGGATAAAAGAATCTAGTTTGATTTTTGACAGTGGAAACAGTACCTTGCTATCTGCTCTTTTTCATGTTCTTGCTTTAATTCTTCAAGAAGACGCAGTTGCACGAGAAATTGCCTCAAAGAATGGTCTTGTGAAAGTTGCATCGGATCTACTCTCCCAATGGGATTCTGGTTCAGTTGGTAGGGAGAAACGTGAAGTTCCAAGGTGGGTAACAACAGCTTTTCTTGCTATCGACCGGCTGTTGCAGGTGGATCAAAAACTGAATTCTGAAATTGCAGAGCAGTTGAAGAAGGATGGTGTCAGTAGCCAGCAAACATCACTTAGCATTGATGAGGATAAGCAAAATAAGTTGCAGTCTGCATTGGGAGTATCTTCAAAGCATATAGAAGTAAAAGATCAGAAGAGGCTTATTGAGATTGCTTGTTCTTGTATCAGGAACCAGCTTCCTTCCGAAACAATGCATGCTGTTCTGCAGCTTTGCTCTACTCTCACCAAAACTCATGCTGTTGCGGTTCATTTTCTTGATGCTGGGGGTTTAAGTTTATTGCTTTCTTTGCCGACAAGTAGCCTCTTTCCTGGGTTTGACAATATTGCTGCTACCATTATCCGCCATGTTCTTGAAGATCCTCAAACTCTTCAGCAGGCAATGGAATTTGAGATAAGGCACAACCTTGTGGCTGCTGCCAACAGGCATTCCAATGGTAGGGTTTCTCCCCGCAATTTTCTATCAAGTCTAAGTTCTGCCATTTCTCGGGATCCTGTGATATTTATGCGTGCTGCTCAGTCTATTTGTCAAGTTGACATGGTTGGTGAAAGGCCTTACATTGTTTTGCTGAAAGATCGTGACAAAgataaaagcaaagaaaaggaaaaggagaagGATAAATCTTtggacaaagaaaaaacactGATGGCTGATGGTAAAGCTGCTCTGGGTAATTTAAATTCAGTAGCTTCTGGAATTGGACATGGCAAGGTTCAtgattcaaattcaaagaGTGCAAAAGTTCATAGAAAGTATCCCCAgagttttgtgtgtgtgattGAGCTTCTTCTAGATTCTGTGTGCACTTATGTACCTCCTTCTAAAGATAATGCTGTCGTTGATGTTCTCCATGATACACCATCTTCAACTGACATGGAAATTGATGTTGCTGCTATTAAAGGGAAGGGAAAAGCTATTGCCTTGGTGTCTGAAGATAACGAAGCTGGTACCCAAGAGGCTCCTGCATCTCTTGCAAaggttgtttttgttttgaagctTCTGACAGAGATCTTATTGATGTATGCTTCATCTGCTCATGTTCTGCTTCGGAAAGATGCTGAAATTGGTAGTTGCAGGGCCCCTAGTCAAAAGGGTCTTACTGCTGTATGCACTGGTGGAATATTTCACCATGTTCTTCATAAGTTTCTTCCATACTCACGCAGTgccaagaaggaaaagaaagcagATGGTGATTGGAGGCACAAATTAGCAAGCAGGGCTAGCCAGTTTTTGGTTGCATCATGTGTTCGTTCTTCTGAGGCAAGGAAGAGAGTTTTTACCGAGATCAgttatatttttaatgattttgttGACTCATGCAATGGTTTCCGGCCACCTGACAATGAAATACAAGCCTTTTGTGATCTGCTTAATGATGTTCTGGCTGCTCGTACTCCTACTGGTTCATACATTTCTGCGGAAGCTTCTGCCACTTTTATAGATGCTGGTCTGGTCGGATCATTGACTCGATGCCTCCAAGTGCTGGACCTGGACCATGCTGACTCGCCTAAAGTTGTTACCGGTCTTCTCAAAGCTCTCGAGTTAGTAACCAAAGAACATGTCCATTCTGCTGACTCAAATGCTGGTAAGGGTGACAATTCTACAAAACCTCCTGATCATAATCAATCTGGAATGGCAGATACTATTGGTGAGAGATCCCAATCTATGGAAACACCATCCCAGTCCCACCATGATTCTGCACCAGCCGAACACATTGAGTCTTTTAATGCGGTCCAGTCTTTTGGTGGTTCTGAAGCTGTCACAGATGATATGGAACATGACCAAGATCTTGATGGAGGTTTTGCTCCTGCTAATGAAGACTACATGAATGAAAATTCGGAGGAAACAAGGGGTCTTGAAAATGGCATTGATACTATGGGTATAAGGTTTGAAATACAGCCTCATGAGCAAGAAAATCTTGATGACGactctgatgatgatgatgaggatatGTCTGAGGATGATGGAGATGAAGTAGATGACGATGAAGACGAGGACGATGAGGAGCATAATGATCTCGAAGATGAAGTCCATCACCTGCCACATCCTGACACTGATCAAGATGATCATGAGATGGACGATGATGAGTTTGATGAGGAAGTATTagaggaagatgatgaagatgaggaggatgaggaggatgGAGTTATACTGAGGCTGGAGGAAGGCATAAATGGGATTAACGTTTTTGACCATATTGAGGTTTTTGGTAGAGATCACGGTTTTCCCAATGAAACACTTCATGTGATGCCGGTTGAGGTTTTTGGTTCTAGGCGTCAAGGGCGCACTACTTCTATTTACAGTCTTCTGGGCAGAACGGGTGAGAATGCAGCTCCATCAAGGCATCCTCTTCTGGTTGGACCTTTGTCGCTGTCGTCGGCCCCGCCTAGGCAATCAG ATAATGTCCGTGATGCGGTCTTACCAGATATAAACTCAGAGGTCACATCTTCAAgattggataatattttccgATCACTGAGGAATGGGCGCCATGGACACCGCCTGAACTTGTGGATGGATGATAACCAGCAAGGTGGTGGATCAAATGCAAGTGCAGTGCCACATGGACTTGAGGATTTGCTTGTGTCCCAATTGAGGCGACCAACGCCTGACAAGCCTTCTGAAGAGAATAATACAAAATCAGTGGATTCTCAGAACAAAGGTGAAACTGTAGAGTTACAAGAATCAGAAACAGATGTAAGGCCTGAAATGCCCGTTGAAAACAATGTCAATATTGAAAGTGGAAATTCGCCTCCTCCTGATACAATTGATAATTCTGGCAATGCTGATCTGAGACCAACTACAGTGAGTGAGTCTGTACAAGCAATGGACATGTCTAGCATGCATCCACAGTCCGTTGAGATGCAGTTTGAACACAATGATGCAGCTGTTCGGGATGTAGAAGCTGTGAGCCAGGAAAGTGGTGGAAGTGGAGCAACTTTAGGGGAGAGCCTTCGTAGCCTTGATGTTGAAATTGGAAGTGCTGATGGTCATGATGATGGTGCAGAGAGGCAAGGTTCTGCTGATAGAATGCCACTAGGTGATTCACAGGCAGCTcgaggaagaagaacaaatgTCTCTTTCGGGAATTCTGCCACTGTCAGTGCAAGAGATGTTTCTCTGCATAGTGTAACTGAAGTTTCTGAGAATTCTAGCCGGGAGGCAGATCAGGAGGGTCCAGCAGCAGAACAGCAACTTAACAGTGACGCTGGTTCTGGGGCAATTGATCCTGCTTTCTTGGATGCTCTTCCAGAGGAGTTGCGAGCTGAAGTTCTCTCAGCACAACAGGGTCAAGCAGCGCCACAGTCAAGTGCTGAGCCACAAAATGCTGGAGATATTGATCCGGAATTCCTTGCTGCCCTTCCTCCTGATATCAGAGCAGAAGTTTTAGCCCAACAGCAAGCTCAAAGGCTACATCAATCTCAGGAACTGGAAGGTCAACCAGTTGAAATGGACACGGTCTCAATAATTGCAACATTTCCTTCAGATTTGCGTGAAGAG GTTCTATTAACTTCATCTGATGCTATACTTGCCAATCTTACACCTGCTCTAGTTGCGGAGGCAAACATGTTACGTGAAAGATTTGCCCATCGTTATAATCGCACCTTGTTTGGTATGTATCCTAGAAACCGTAGGGGTGAGACTTCAAGACCGGGTGAAGGCATTGGATCTAGCCTGGAAAGAATTGGGGGAAGCATTGCCTCACGTAGGTCTATTGGTGCTAAGGTAGTTGAAGCTGAAGGAGCTCCCTTGGTTGACACAGAGGCTCTGCATGCAATGATCCGTGTACTCCGCGTTTTTCAG CCTCTGTATAAAGGCCAGCTGCAGAAGCTTCTGTTGAATTTATGTGCTCATAATGAAACCCGAAATTCTCTTGTGAAAATTCTCATGGACATGCTAATGCTTGATACAAGAAAGTCTGCTGATCACTCAACTGCTGCTGAGCCCTCGTATCGGCTTTATGCTTGCCAGAGTAATGTGATTTGTTCACGTGCTCAATCTG GTGTTCCTCCATTGGTATCTCGGCGGATTCTCGAAACTCTGACTTATTTGGCTCGACATCATCCTAATGTGGCAAAGATTTTGCTTAACCTGAGGTTGCCTCATTCTGCCCTGCAAGAACCAGATAATATTGATCACACACGTGGCAAAGCTGTGATGGTTGTTGAAGAGACTGGATCAAATAAAAGTCATGAGGAAGGATATCTATCTATTGCTTTGCTTTTGAGCCTCTTGAATCAACCCCTTTATTTGTTCAGAAGTATAGCTCATCTTGAACAG CTTCTTAACTTATTGGAGGTCATCATTGATAATGCTGAAAGCAAGTCGTCTGACAAACCGGGGGTTGGAGTTTCTGTTTCTGAGCAACCTTCTGCTCCTCAAATTTCAGCTTCAGATGCTGAGATGAATACAGATTCTGGTGGGACTTCTGTTGTAGATGGTACGCCAGATAAGGTTGATGATTCCTCCAAACCAACTTCTGGTGCAAATAACAAATGCAATACTGAAAGTGCTCTGCTTAACCTTCCGCAAGCAGAACTGCGCCTTCTATGCTCACTGCTTGCACGAGAAGG GCTGTCAGATAATGCATATACTCTTGTAGCAGAGGTAATGAAGAAGTTGGTGGCAATAGTTCCTCCCCATTCGAACCTGTTTATTACTGAGCTGGCAGATGCTGTTAGAAATTTGACTAGAGTTGCTATGAATGAGTTGCACACGTTTGGTCAAACAGTGACAGCACTACTCAGTACCATGTCTTCTGTTGGAGCTGCTATTTTAAGAGTTCTGCAGGCATTAAGTTCCCTTGTTGCCTCTTTGatggagaaagagaaggatCCACAGATTCTTGCAGAAAAGGAGCATACTGTTTCTCTTTCTCAGGTTTGGGACATCAATGCGGCTTTGGAACCTTTGTGGCTTGAGCTGAGCACTTGCATAAGTAAGATAGAGAGCTATTCAGATTCTGCCCCCGATTTGGCGGCTTCATATAAAGCTTCCACATCTAAGCCATCTGGTGTAATTCCTCCACTGCCTGCCGGCACTCAGAACATCTTGCCATACATAGAATCTTTCTTTGTCGTGTGTGAGAAGTTGCATCCTGGGCAGCCAGGCCCTGGCAATGACTTTAGTGTTGCTGCGGTTTCTGAGGTTGATGATGCAAGTACATCTGCTGGCCAGCAGAAAACCTCAGGTCCCACTTTGAAAATTGATGAAAAGCATGTTGCTTTTTTGAAGTTCTCAGAGAAGCATAGGAAATTGTTAAATGCTTTTATCCGTCAAAATCCTGGTTTGCTAGAAAAGTCTTTCTCACTTATGCTGAAGGTTCCGCGATTTATTGATTTTGACAACAAGCGGGCTCACTTCAGATCAAAAATAAAGCATCAACATGATCATCATCACAGTCCTCTAAGAATTTCAGTAAGAAGGGCATACATTCTTGAAGATTCATATAATCAGCTTCGCATGCGATCGACTGAGGATTTGAAGGGGAGATTGACAGTTCACTTTCAAGGAGAGGAAGGTATTGATGCAGGTGGACTTACAAGGGAATGGTATCAGTTGTTGTCCAGGGTTATTTTTGACAAGGGGGCACTACTATTTACAACTGTGGGCAATGAATCAACATTTCAGCCGAATCCCAACTCTGTTTACCAAACAGAACACCTTTCATATTTCAAGTTCGTTGGGCGAGTG GTTGGGAAAGCACTTTTTGATGGCCAGTTATTGGATGTTCATTTCACGCGATCTTTCTACAAGCACATTTTGGGGGCTAAGGTCACTTATCATGATATTGAGGCCATTGATCCTGATTACTTTAAAAATCTCAAGTGGATGCTTGAG AATGATATAAGCGATGTGCTAGACCTTACTTTCAGCATTGATGCTGACGAGGAAAAGCTGATACTATATGAAAGGACAGAA GTGACAGACTATGAACTGATTCCTGGTGGCCGGAACATAAAAGTTACAGAGGAAAATAAGCACCAATATGTTGATTTAGTTGCGGAGCATCGGTTAACAACTGCTATTCGTCCTCAGATAAATGCATTTTTGGAAGGATTCACTGAATTGATTCCCAGAGAACTAATATCCATTTTTAATGACAAGGAATTGGAACTACTGATCAGTGGACTTCCAGATATTGATT TGGATGACATGAGGGCAAATACTGAATATTCTGGATACAGCCCCGCATCTCCTGTCATACAGTGGTTCTGGGAGGTTGCCCAAGGTTTTAGCAAAGAGGATAAAGCTCGTCTATTGCAGTTTGTGACTGGCACCTCTAAG GTGCCTTTAGAAGGTTTTAGTGCACTTCAAGGGATTTCAGGCTCACAAAAGTTTCAGATACACAAGGCGTATGGCAGCGCTGATCATTTGCCATCTGCACATACTTG TTTCAACCAGTTGGATTTACCTGAGTATCCTTCTAAACAACATCTTGAGGAGAGATTGCTTCTTGCGATTCACGAGGCCAATgaaggatttggatttggttaA